CTTCAGGCCGCCAAGGAAGGGGAACCAACTGTCTGGGCCATGATTAATTACTGGGAGGGGGATATCCCTCTAAAAGCCATGGGCCTCAATATCGTTTATCCCGAGAACTACTCCGCTCTCCTGGCAGCCTCCGGCACAGCCGAACCGTTCTTGGATGGCTCGGACTCCGACGGCTTCCCTACCCATATGTGTGGTTACGGCAGGAGCACCATCGGCTATTCATATCGCATGATGAAGGAAAATGGCGGCATGATACCGCCTGAAGCGCCCATGGGCGGTATGCCCAAACCGCAGTTGCTCGTCGCCTCAGGTATCATCTGCGATGCCAGATTCAAATGGTTTCAGGCTCTGTCCAGGTATTTTGATGTTCCCAGGTGGTGCCTTGAGATGCCCCTTATGGGCACCGCCGAAGGCACAGAGGAAGACCTCGAAACGTATCAGGTAGAGTTCCTGGTCAAGGAGCTGAAAGAATTCATCACTTTCCTGGAGAGACTTTTTAAGAAAAAAATGGATTGGCATAGGTTCGAAGAGCTCACTGACCTCGCTATCAGGATTCACGAAATCACTTACCGGATCAGTGAAGCACGTAAAGCGACACCCGGCCCTATGCACTCTACGGATTTCTGGAGCAGCATGCCACCATCGCTATTCTTTGCAGGTGATATGAATGTGTCGCTCAAGCTGTATCAGGACATGCTGGCGGAAGTGCAGGACAGGGTTAAGAATATGGAATCTGCGATCAGGTTCCCCGAGAGGTATAGGATCATATTTGCCGAACTGCCGCCGTGGCACAGCCTCAAATTCTTCGATAGTCTGGCCGAAAGAGGCTGGAATTTCGTATTTGAAAGCAATGGCTATCATGCTCCCAAACCGCCGGATCTGGTTAAAGTGAGCGACCCGGTGGAGAAGCTGGTGCGCCTGTCGCGTAACTTCATATTCAATATGCATCCGCAGGCCAAGAATGATGGAATAGCCAATCCCATTGTCGAGTTCTATCTTAATTATGCCCGATGGTATAAAGCGGATGGTTATTTCCTTCACCCGCTCATGTCCTGCCGTGTGGCCAGCTCAAGCCTTAAGACAGTGCAGAACTTCCTGCTGACAAGACTCAACGTGCCCACGCTCTGGGTGGAGGGCGACATTATTGATAAGCGCGTTTTTAATCCCCAGGAAACACTGTCCAGAGCTGAAGCCTTCGAACAAACGATGGATCATTTCAGGAGAACCCGCGAATCACAGGGTGTGGAGTGGTAACCAAAGAAGAATAATGACGGCAGGTCAGTGTGATAATAGCTATAAGAAAACCAATTTCTAGCGATGTTTTGCAATTGAAAAGTTTGTTATATTATTAAAGCTATCGTTTTAGGAGCCTGGACAGGCGTCCTAATCAATAATGAGGGGGAGATCAGATGGAACAGGGTAAGGTTTCCTTGGGCGTAAAGCTCGGATACGGAGTCTGCGATTTCGGAGCGAACCTGTTTTTTACTGCGACTGCATTCATATTATTGAACTATCTGACTGATACTGTAGGTCTCGCTGCGGCACTCGCAGGTATTGCCCTCATGGTGGGCCGTCTGTGGGACGCCTTTTATGATCCTGTAATAGGCTATATCTCGGACCGCACCGTGAATAAAATGGGACGGCGCAGGCCGTACATGCTGGGAGGCGCCATCCCTCTCTTTATAGCGGTGATCGTGATGTTTATAAATCCGGTGCTTCTGGCGGGCGCAGGCATATCTCAGACAACGCTTTTTATCTATGCAATGGTCGTCTACCTGATCCTGTGTACCGCTTACTCAACGGTGAATATCCCTTACATGTCCATGGCTCCTGAGTTAACGGCCGACTACCATGAAAGGACGTCAATGATGGGCTACCGCTTTGGATTCGCGGCGATAGGCACTTTGCTCGGGGCGGGTTTGGCACTGCCCATCGTGGCGCTTGCGCCGGATAAAAATATCGGCTTCGTACTGCTGGGTATTGTATTCGGCTCCGTCATGCTTATTACGGCATTAATCACTATATTTACAGTCAAAGAGCCTGCTAATTTGAAACCGGCAAAGTCCATGGGCTTCGTTAAGACTTATACCGAGGTCTTCAAGAACAAGCCTTACCTGCTTATCCTGGCAACATACATATCTCATATTATGGCTATTACGGTGGCCAGCGGCATAGTCATTTACTACTTTAAATATATTCTGAACGACGAAGCCGCGACCACCTGGGCTATGCTGATACTGATCGGAACGGCTATTCTGTTTATCCCTGTCAGCGTCTTCCTGAGCAAGAGATTGGGCAAGAAAAAGGTTTACGGTGCGGGCTTCGTAATCATGGCAATCATGCTGATGGTGCTCTTTTTCTTCGGTCACACTCAGGGCGTTACCTTCACATTGATAGTCATGTTTTTAATGGGCACAGGTTTCGGCTTTACATATGCTATGCCCTATGCAATAGTGAGCGATGCAATTGAATACGACTATCTGAGGACCGGAGAACGAAGGGAGGGCGCTTTTTTCGGCATTTGGACATGGGGACTAAAAATCGGCCAGGCGCTGGCTATCTTTCTGATGGGAGTGACTCTCGAGTCGATGGGCTATGTAGCCAACGTCATGCCGCAGACTGCAAGCGCCCAACTCAGTATCAGGCTATTCCTGGGGCCCATATCGGCCGGCATATTTATCATCGCGGCTGTATTTTTATATTTCTACCCGATAACGGAGGCACGGTATAAGGAGATTTGTGCGCAAATCGCCGAGATGGAGGCCAGATCCGCCGCCTCTTAAGGCCGAGTAACCTTGAATTTATTATATATGCGCAGGCGCTGTCAGTTGAGAGATTGAATATATGTGGATATACTGTATTGGATTGGCCTGTTAATGTATGTGGCGGTTGATGGTTGATTAAATCTAATTTTGAGGTAAGTAGATGGGTAATATCAATGTGAGCGTAGACGGAAAAAAGGTCAGGGTTCGCGAGGGTTCTACCATACTAGAGGCGGCCGAGGCGGGCGGCATCACTATACCCACATTCTGCCATATCAAGGGGTTGCTGCCCACAGGTGTTTGCCGCGTGTGCGTGGTGGAGGTGAAGGGTTCCAGAACGCTGGTGGGAGCCTGCCACACGCCTGTCGCGGAGGGCATGATTGTTTCCACTCATACCCCGAGAGTGGTGGCTGCACGTAAAGTCATCGTGGAGCTGATGTTGACGGGCCATACCGGCGACTGCGTGAACGATCCCAACGCGGAGAACTGCAAGCTGCATAACCTTGCCTCGGACTATGAGGTGGGCGCCCCGCGGTTCAACGTTAAATCGCCGCGTTTCTATCCCGCAGAAGAATCCAACCCCTACGTGAGGAGGGATTTATCCAAGTGCGTACTCTGCCGCAAATGCGTCAAGGCCTGCCGTGAGATAGCGCACAAAGACGTGCTGAGCATAGGATATCGCGGCTTCAGGTCGAAGGTGGTCAGCGGTTACGACCAGGCGCTCACAACGGAGGCCTGCCGTGACTGCCTGATCTGCATCGAGCACTGCCCCACGGGAGCGTTGGGCAGGCCGGTCAAAGTCTGAGTAAAAGGGGGCATGTTGAAGATGAGCGATAAGAAAGACACAACCGCGGGCGGACAGTCCGGCGCCGGACTGTTGCCCGGTCTGAAAGCGGAGGTGGAGCAGAAGAATTATCTCTCCAAAGAAACACTGGAGGGGATTGCAGGACAAACAGGCCTTCCGCTTAACTATGTTTACGGGGTGGCCTCGTTTTACGCGTTTCTGCCTGTAACCAGGGTGGGGAGAAACGTGATTAAGGTATGCAACTGCCTGCCCTGCGAGATGAAGCAGGCCTCCGCATTGGTGGAGGGCATCAGGCAGGAGATTGGGATAGGGCCCGGCCAGACCACGCCCGATGGGAAGTTCACGCTGGAGATGGTGGGCTGCATCGGGGCCTGCGACCAGGCGCCGGCCATGCTGATTAACGATAAATTATACGGCAACCTCACGTCTGAGGGCATTGCCGGGATACTGAAATCCTATTGACAGGAGGTTATGAGTGGCGGAAAAGCGTATCGTATTAGGCAATTGCGGGAAAACAGACCCTCAGGATATCGAATCCTATCTCAAGGTGGGAGGGTTCAAGGCCTACGAGAAAGCGCGCAGGATGAAGCCGAAAGCTATCGTCGAGGAGGTTAAAAAATCGGGATTGACGGGCCGCGGCGGCGCCGGATTCAACTGCGGGCTCAAATGGGAGCTGGCCATGAACGCCAAAGGCCGGCAGAAGTACCTGATCTGCAACGCTGACGAGGGCGAGGTCGGCGCATTTAAGGATAAATACATCCTCTCCCACGACCCCTTCGGACTGATCGAAGGGATGATTATAGCGGGACTGGCCATCGGCGCCCGCAAGGCCTATATCTACCTGAGGGGCGAATACCACCCGCTCAAAGGACTACTCGTCTCCGCCATCGGTCAGGCCTCAGGCAAAGGTTATTTGAAGGATATGGATATCCAGGTGTTCGAGGGGGCCGGCGCGTACGTGTGCGGTGAGGAGTCGGCACTGATGAACTCCATAGAGGGACAGCGGGGTGAGTCGCGCTATAAACCGCCGTACCCGCCGCAGCGAGGTCTGTGGGATATGCCCACCATCATCAACAACGTCGAGACGCTGATGAACATCCCCCACATCGTCAACAACGGCGCAGCCTGGTTCAGCGCCATGGGCGCCGGCAGGAGCAAAGGTACCAAGGTCTTCAGCGTCAGCGGTGACGTTGCCGGTCCGGGCATCTACGAGATGGAGATGGGCAGTACGCTCAAGGAGCTGGTTGTCGGCCTGGCCGGGGCCGCCGATATAAAGGCGGTGCAGATAGGCGGGGCGACCGGCAATATCATACCCGGCTACATGATCGATACTCCCCTCTCACATGAAACCTTCCTGGGAT
This genomic window from Dehalococcoidia bacterium contains:
- a CDS encoding NADH-ubiquinone oxidoreductase-F iron-sulfur binding region domain-containing protein, producing MAEKRIVLGNCGKTDPQDIESYLKVGGFKAYEKARRMKPKAIVEEVKKSGLTGRGGAGFNCGLKWELAMNAKGRQKYLICNADEGEVGAFKDKYILSHDPFGLIEGMIIAGLAIGARKAYIYLRGEYHPLKGLLVSAIGQASGKGYLKDMDIQVFEGAGAYVCGEESALMNSIEGQRGESRYKPPYPPQRGLWDMPTIINNVETLMNIPHIVNNGAAWFSAMGAGRSKGTKVFSVSGDVAGPGIYEMEMGSTLKELVVGLAGAADIKAVQIGGATGNIIPGYMIDTPLSHETFLGSGAVMVFNSTRDIIDIVHNDIRFLNEESCGKCTPCREGTEVMLEIYGRLQQGDGRERDISTLEELARTMAAASLCGLGQAAAVPVLDSLRYFYNEYIDRVNQSQFLRSYLGGELVVSKEGIR
- a CDS encoding 2-hydroxyacyl-CoA dehydratase family protein is translated as MSDTIAPVKTEQRRAINRLKSMYPLRNLVQQDYLNTLQAAKEGEPTVWAMINYWEGDIPLKAMGLNIVYPENYSALLAASGTAEPFLDGSDSDGFPTHMCGYGRSTIGYSYRMMKENGGMIPPEAPMGGMPKPQLLVASGIICDARFKWFQALSRYFDVPRWCLEMPLMGTAEGTEEDLETYQVEFLVKELKEFITFLERLFKKKMDWHRFEELTDLAIRIHEITYRISEARKATPGPMHSTDFWSSMPPSLFFAGDMNVSLKLYQDMLAEVQDRVKNMESAIRFPERYRIIFAELPPWHSLKFFDSLAERGWNFVFESNGYHAPKPPDLVKVSDPVEKLVRLSRNFIFNMHPQAKNDGIANPIVEFYLNYARWYKADGYFLHPLMSCRVASSSLKTVQNFLLTRLNVPTLWVEGDIIDKRVFNPQETLSRAEAFEQTMDHFRRTRESQGVEW
- a CDS encoding NAD(P)H-dependent oxidoreductase subunit E; amino-acid sequence: MSDKKDTTAGGQSGAGLLPGLKAEVEQKNYLSKETLEGIAGQTGLPLNYVYGVASFYAFLPVTRVGRNVIKVCNCLPCEMKQASALVEGIRQEIGIGPGQTTPDGKFTLEMVGCIGACDQAPAMLINDKLYGNLTSEGIAGILKSY
- a CDS encoding 2Fe-2S iron-sulfur cluster-binding protein, which codes for MGNINVSVDGKKVRVREGSTILEAAEAGGITIPTFCHIKGLLPTGVCRVCVVEVKGSRTLVGACHTPVAEGMIVSTHTPRVVAARKVIVELMLTGHTGDCVNDPNAENCKLHNLASDYEVGAPRFNVKSPRFYPAEESNPYVRRDLSKCVLCRKCVKACREIAHKDVLSIGYRGFRSKVVSGYDQALTTEACRDCLICIEHCPTGALGRPVKV
- a CDS encoding glycoside-pentoside-hexuronide (GPH):cation symporter — encoded protein: MEQGKVSLGVKLGYGVCDFGANLFFTATAFILLNYLTDTVGLAAALAGIALMVGRLWDAFYDPVIGYISDRTVNKMGRRRPYMLGGAIPLFIAVIVMFINPVLLAGAGISQTTLFIYAMVVYLILCTAYSTVNIPYMSMAPELTADYHERTSMMGYRFGFAAIGTLLGAGLALPIVALAPDKNIGFVLLGIVFGSVMLITALITIFTVKEPANLKPAKSMGFVKTYTEVFKNKPYLLILATYISHIMAITVASGIVIYYFKYILNDEAATTWAMLILIGTAILFIPVSVFLSKRLGKKKVYGAGFVIMAIMLMVLFFFGHTQGVTFTLIVMFLMGTGFGFTYAMPYAIVSDAIEYDYLRTGERREGAFFGIWTWGLKIGQALAIFLMGVTLESMGYVANVMPQTASAQLSIRLFLGPISAGIFIIAAVFLYFYPITEARYKEICAQIAEMEARSAAS